GCTTGCGAATTCGACTACTCCGGCACGCAAGCCTGCAAGGCACTGAAGGAAGAAGGGCTCCGGATCGTCCTCCTCAACTCGAATCCGGCCACGATCATGACGGACCCGAGCACGGCCGACCGGACGTACGTCGAGCCCATCACGCTCGAGGTCGTCGAGCGGATCCTCGAGGTGGAACGCCCGGACGCCCTGCTTCCGACCGTGGGCGGGCAAACCGCGCTCAACCTGGCCATGGACCTCGTCGACCGCGGAATCCTGGAGCGCTACGGCGTACGGCTCATCGGGGCACAGCGCGCCGCCATCCAGAAGGCCGAGGACCGGGATCTTTTCCAGGCGGCCATGCGCAGGATCGGGCTCGCCGTCCCGCGGGGAGAGGTCGTGCGTTCGGAAGAGGAAGCCTTCGCGCTCGCCCGCGAGATCGGCTACCCGCTGATCCTCCGGCCGTCGCGCACCCTCGGGGGGACCGGGGGCAGCGTGGCGAGAAACGACCAGGAGCTGCGGGAACAGATCCGCTGGGGGCTTCTCTCCTCGCCCGTCCACCAGGTGCTCGTCGAGGAGTCGCTGCTCGGGTGGAAGGAGTTCGAGCTCGAGGTCATGCGGGACGGCAAGGACAACGTCGTCATCGTGTGCTCCATCGAGAACTTCGACCCGATGGGCGTCCACACCGGCGACTCGATCACCGTGGCACCGGCCCAGACGCTCACGGACAAGGAGTACCAGATCCTGCGCGACGCCGCGCTCGCCATCATCCGGGAAATCGGCGTGGACACGGGCGGGTCGAACATCCAGTTCGCCGTGCACCCGGGCACCGGGCGCGTCGTGGTCATCGAGATGAACCCGCGCGTTTCCCGGAGCTCCGCCCTCGCGAGCAAAGCCACGGGCTTCCCCATCGCCAAGATCGCCGCGAAACTGGCCATCGGCTACACGCTCGACGAAATCCCGAACGACATCACGCGGGAGACGCCGGCTTCGTTCGAGCCCACGATCGACTACGTGGTGACCAAGATCCCGCGCTTCACGTTCGAGAAATTCCCGCAGGCGCGCGACGAGCTCACGACGCAGATGAAGTCGGTCGGGGAGGTGATGGCCATCGGCCGCACGTTCAAGGAGTCGCTGCAGAAAGCGATCCGTTCCCTCGAGATCGACTCCTACGGTTTCGACGAACGCGGCCGGGGGCCGGAGCTCTCGGGAGAAGCGCTCGAGGAGAGAATCCGCACGCCCAACGCGCGACGGCTCTGGTACCTGGCCGACGCGTACCGGCAGGGCTACACCACGGAGCGGCTCGCCGAGCTCTCGGGGATCGACGCCTGGTTTCTCGAGAACATCCGCGAGATCGTCGAGACCGAGCGCGAGATCCGCTCCTTCGGGACGCTCGACGCGCTGCCGCCGGACGCTCTACGGCGCGCCAAGGAAATCGGGTTCTCGGACCGCCGGCTCGCCCAGCTGCTCGGCGCGACGCCGGAGACCGTCCGCGAGCACCGCCGTGCGCGGGGGATCGTTCCCGTCTACAAGGTCGTGGATACGTGCGCGGCGGAGTTCCCGGCGTACACCCCCTATCTCTACTCGACGTACGAGGAGGAAGACGAAGCGGCTCCGGGAGAGCGACCGAAGGTCGTGATCCTCGGCGGGGGACCCAACCGGATCGGGCAGGGCATCGAGTTCGACTATTGCTGCGTGCACGCCGTCTTCGCTCTGCGCGAGGAGGGCTACGAAACGATCATGGTCAACTGCAACCCGGAAACCGTGAGTACCGACTACGATACCGCGGACAAGCTGTACTTCGAGCCCCTGACCGAGGAGGACGTGCTTCACATCGTGGAAAAGGAACGGCCCGTGGGAGTGATCGTGCAGTTCGGGGGCCAGACTCCGCTGAAGCTCGCCGTGCCTCTCGAACGCGCGGGCGTCCGGATCCTGGGCACGCCCCCCGACGCCATCGACCGGGCCGAGGACCGCGAACGCTTCGCGGAAATGCTGAAAAAGCTCGGGCTCCGCCAGCCGGCCCACGGCATCGCGCGCTCGGTGAGCGAGGCGCGCAGCATCGCGAGAGAGCTCGGCTTTCCGGTCCTCGTCCGGCCTTCCTACGTGCTCGGCGGGCGGGCGATGGAAATCGTGTACGACGAGGACTCGCTCCTCCGCTACGTCTCGCAGGCGTTCGACACGGCACCCGAACGTCCGGTCCTCGTGGACCGTTTTCTCGAGGACGCCATCGAGCTCGACGTCGACGCGCTGAGCGACGGCCGATCCACGGTGATCGGCGGGATCATGGAGCACATCGAGAGGGCCGGCGTCCACTCCGGGGACAGCGCGTGTTCGCTGCCCCCGAAGTCGATCCCCGAGGAGCTGCAGGAGGAAATCCGCCGCCAGGTCGTGACCCTCGCGCGCGAGCTCGGCGTCGTGGGTCTCATGAACGTACAGTTCGCGGTCCAGGGAAGCGACCTCTACGTCCTGGAGGTGAACCCGCGCGCCTCCCGCACCGTCCCCTTCGTGAGCAAGGCCACGGGGATTCCCCTGGCGAAACTGGCCGCCCGGGTCATGGTCGGCCGGACTCTCGAAGAGCTCGGGTTGGGACCCGAGATCCGGCCCCGTCACGTCTCCGTCAAAGAGGCCGTCTTTCCTTTCGCCAAGTTTCCGGGCGTGGACACTCTGCTCGGGCCCGAGATGAAGTCGACGGGGGAAGTCATGGGCATCGACGGCTCGTTCGGCTCCGCCTTCGCGAAAGCCCAGATCGCCGCCGGCACGGTGCTTCCGCGGACGGGCACCGCGTTTCTCAGCGTGCGGGACGAGGACAAGCCTGCGCTCGTACCGATCGCGCGCCGCCTTCTCTCCCTCGGGTTCCGGCTGCTCGCCACGCGCGGCACCGCCCGCTTTCTCGAGCGACACGGCATCGCCGCCGAACCCGTCAACAAGGTGGGGGAGGGGAGTCCCCACGTCGTCGACGCCATCCGGGAAGGCCGCGTGGACATGGTCATCAACACACCGCTCGGCTACGGCTCGCACCTGGACTCGTTTTCCATCCGCCGGAGCGCCCTGGAAAACGGCGTACCGTACTTCACGACGCTCGCGGGGGCCGCGGCGGCCGCCGAAGGCATCGCGGAGCTCCGCGAGCGGGGAATCCGCGTCCGGGCTCTCCAGGACTACTACGGCGGGCTATGGTGACTCCGCTGCCGGAGGCGATTCGCACGGACCTGCGAGCGCTCCTGCGCGCCTTCCGCCCCCCGCTCGAATTCCTGTCCCTGGCCTCGCCGGACACGGCTCGGAGAACCTCCTTTCCCGTGGCTTCCTTTCGCGAGAAGTGTCGTGCGGTCGAGAACGCCCTGCCCGAAGAACTGCGAACGAGCCTCGGGCGACTGCTCCGGGAGCTCGACGAACTCGCGAGGGTCGCACCGGCGGAGAAGGGGAGCCGGGCACGGCATTGCCTGGAAATGGTGGAGTCGCTCGAAAAAGCACTCTCGCCCGCGCCCGCCTACCGGCGGTCGGTCGAACGGATCGAAGAACGGCTCGAAGCGCTCTCGCGCTCCGTCCAGTTCGTCCGGGGAGTCGGGCCGCGCCGCGCGGACGCACTCCGAAAGCTCGGCATCGCCACCGTGGAAGACCTCCTCTACCATCTTCCGTTCCGCTACGAGGACCGCCGGCACCTCGCTCGGGCCCGGGACGTCCGGCCCGGAGACGTCGTGACGCTGCGGGGCAAGCTCGTGCACCTGGCCGAGCGTGTCGTCGGGAGGGCGAGGCGGAAAATCCTCGAGGGGGTGCTGCGGGACGAGAGCGGGCTTCTACCCCTGACCTGGTACAACCAGGTGGCGTACTTCCGGACCAGGCTCCGCCCGGGAACGGAGTACTTCGTCCACGGACGCGTGGAGTACGGGGCCGGAGGGGTTCGGATCGTCCATCCCGAGATGGAACCCGTCGAAGGGGCCGAGACGCTCGGCATTCTCCCCGTCTACACGAAGCCCTCCACGCTGAGCGTGGCCGCCATGCGCAAGCTTCTCGGGCGGGCGGTCCGGGACTGGAGCGAGACCGTGCCGAGTGCGCTGCCGGAAGAGGTCGCCGCGCGCTACCGCCTGCTCGATCTGCCCACGGCGCTGCGGGAAGTGCACCTGCCCGACCCCCGGAGCGACGCCGAGCGACTCGGCGACTTCCGTTCCGAAGCCCACAGGTCGATCGTTTTCGACGAACTCTTCTTTCTCCAACTCGGGATGCTCCTGCGCCGCCGCGCCTACGCCGCGGAGCCCGGGCTCGCCATGCCCGATCGCGGAACGTGGACCCGGCGGCTCGCCGAAGACCTGCCGTTTCCCTTGACCGGGGCCCAGAAAAGAGCCCTCGCCGAGATCTACGAGGACATGGCCCGGCCGGCACCCATGCACCGGCTGCTGCAGGGCGACGTCGGCAGCGGAAAGACGATCGTGGCGCTTTTCGCCGCGCTCCGCGCGATCGAAAACGGCTACCAGGCCGCCTTCATGGCTCCCACGGAATTGCTCGCGGAGCAGCACTACCGGACGGTCGCCCCCTTCCTGGAACGACTGGGCCTCCGGGCGGTCCTGCTCACGGGCGAGACGTCCCGCAAAGAGAAGGAAGCGACGCTGGCCGGCCTCGAGAGCGGGGACATTCACCTCGTGGTCGGAACGCACGCGCTCATCCAGGAAGGCGTCCGGTTCCGTGCCCTCGGCCTCGGCGTGATCGACGAACAACACCGCTTCGGCGTTCTCCAGAGAGCCGCCCTCCGTCGCCTGGGGACGCCGGACATCCTGCTGCTGACGGCGACACCCATTCCGCGGACTCTGGCCTTGACCCTCTACGGCGACCTCGACCTTTCCTTTCTCGACGAGATGCCCGCCGGCCGCCAGCAGGTCCGCACGCTCCTTTTTCCCGAAAGCCGGCGTCCGGAGGTCTACGACCTCGTGCGCCGGGAGCTCGACCTGGGGCACCAGGGATACGTCGTCTATCCGAGGATCGAGGAGGCGGAGGACCCCAACGTTCGGGACGCCACCACGATGGCGCGCGAGCTCGCGAGGACCGTTTTCGCCTCGTACAGGGTAGGGCTCCTGCACGGGAAAATGCGACCCGAGGAAAAGGACGCCGTCATGCGCCGCTTCCGTGACGGAGACGTGCAG
The sequence above is a segment of the Candidatus Binatia bacterium genome. Coding sequences within it:
- the carB gene encoding carbamoyl-phosphate synthase (glutamine-hydrolyzing), with the protein product MPRREDIRSVLVIGSGPIVIGQACEFDYSGTQACKALKEEGLRIVLLNSNPATIMTDPSTADRTYVEPITLEVVERILEVERPDALLPTVGGQTALNLAMDLVDRGILERYGVRLIGAQRAAIQKAEDRDLFQAAMRRIGLAVPRGEVVRSEEEAFALAREIGYPLILRPSRTLGGTGGSVARNDQELREQIRWGLLSSPVHQVLVEESLLGWKEFELEVMRDGKDNVVIVCSIENFDPMGVHTGDSITVAPAQTLTDKEYQILRDAALAIIREIGVDTGGSNIQFAVHPGTGRVVVIEMNPRVSRSSALASKATGFPIAKIAAKLAIGYTLDEIPNDITRETPASFEPTIDYVVTKIPRFTFEKFPQARDELTTQMKSVGEVMAIGRTFKESLQKAIRSLEIDSYGFDERGRGPELSGEALEERIRTPNARRLWYLADAYRQGYTTERLAELSGIDAWFLENIREIVETEREIRSFGTLDALPPDALRRAKEIGFSDRRLAQLLGATPETVREHRRARGIVPVYKVVDTCAAEFPAYTPYLYSTYEEEDEAAPGERPKVVILGGGPNRIGQGIEFDYCCVHAVFALREEGYETIMVNCNPETVSTDYDTADKLYFEPLTEEDVLHIVEKERPVGVIVQFGGQTPLKLAVPLERAGVRILGTPPDAIDRAEDRERFAEMLKKLGLRQPAHGIARSVSEARSIARELGFPVLVRPSYVLGGRAMEIVYDEDSLLRYVSQAFDTAPERPVLVDRFLEDAIELDVDALSDGRSTVIGGIMEHIERAGVHSGDSACSLPPKSIPEELQEEIRRQVVTLARELGVVGLMNVQFAVQGSDLYVLEVNPRASRTVPFVSKATGIPLAKLAARVMVGRTLEELGLGPEIRPRHVSVKEAVFPFAKFPGVDTLLGPEMKSTGEVMGIDGSFGSAFAKAQIAAGTVLPRTGTAFLSVRDEDKPALVPIARRLLSLGFRLLATRGTARFLERHGIAAEPVNKVGEGSPHVVDAIREGRVDMVINTPLGYGSHLDSFSIRRSALENGVPYFTTLAGAAAAAEGIAELRERGIRVRALQDYYGGLW
- the recG gene encoding ATP-dependent DNA helicase RecG; translation: MVTPLPEAIRTDLRALLRAFRPPLEFLSLASPDTARRTSFPVASFREKCRAVENALPEELRTSLGRLLRELDELARVAPAEKGSRARHCLEMVESLEKALSPAPAYRRSVERIEERLEALSRSVQFVRGVGPRRADALRKLGIATVEDLLYHLPFRYEDRRHLARARDVRPGDVVTLRGKLVHLAERVVGRARRKILEGVLRDESGLLPLTWYNQVAYFRTRLRPGTEYFVHGRVEYGAGGVRIVHPEMEPVEGAETLGILPVYTKPSTLSVAAMRKLLGRAVRDWSETVPSALPEEVAARYRLLDLPTALREVHLPDPRSDAERLGDFRSEAHRSIVFDELFFLQLGMLLRRRAYAAEPGLAMPDRGTWTRRLAEDLPFPLTGAQKRALAEIYEDMARPAPMHRLLQGDVGSGKTIVALFAALRAIENGYQAAFMAPTELLAEQHYRTVAPFLERLGLRAVLLTGETSRKEKEATLAGLESGDIHLVVGTHALIQEGVRFRALGLGVIDEQHRFGVLQRAALRRLGTPDILLLTATPIPRTLALTLYGDLDLSFLDEMPAGRQQVRTLLFPESRRPEVYDLVRRELDLGHQGYVVYPRIEEAEDPNVRDATTMARELARTVFASYRVGLLHGKMRPEEKDAVMRRFRDGDVQLLVATTVVEVGIDVPNATVMVVENAERFGLAQLHQLRGRVGRGTAPSLCLLVASFARSDTARERLAVLGRSYDGLAIAEADLRLRGPGDFLGTRQSGLPDFRVANLVRDSSILKEAREAAEAWLEKDPDLSSPESAPLRAILRRRWSGRLELARTG